A window from Pseudomonas alloputida encodes these proteins:
- a CDS encoding acyl-CoA dehydrogenase family protein, with product MTAQAPLPHLSTGTHYESLAARFRPIFTRIAESSVARERDRTLPHEPIQWLKDAGFGAVRVPVEQGGAGASLPQLFQLLIELAEADSNVPQALRGHFAFVEDRLNAHASTPQDVWFKRFVDGDLVGCAWTEVGAVKIGDVSTRVSRRGDQWVVNGTKYYSTGSLFSDWIDLFARRDDTGGDVIAAIRTRQPGITQSDDWDGFGQRTTGSGTSVFENAVVEEENIIDFATRFKYQTAFYQLVLLAVIVGSGRAAVRDFSQETRKRTRVFSHGNGAAVSEDPQVLQVIGKASGLIYAAEAGTLRASEAAQQAYLARFGNDENAERKANIAAELESAQAQVAAIEAVLRATSDLFNTLGASGTSTTKQLDRHWRNARTAASHNPVIYKERIIGDWHVNGSEPPYVWQIGGGAKQS from the coding sequence ATGACCGCCCAAGCCCCACTGCCCCACCTGTCTACCGGTACCCACTACGAATCCCTTGCCGCCCGCTTCCGCCCCATCTTTACCCGCATCGCCGAATCCAGCGTGGCACGCGAGCGCGACCGCACCCTGCCCCATGAGCCCATCCAGTGGCTCAAGGACGCCGGCTTCGGCGCCGTGCGTGTACCCGTCGAACAGGGCGGTGCCGGCGCTTCCCTGCCACAGTTGTTCCAGCTGCTGATCGAACTGGCCGAAGCCGACTCCAATGTGCCGCAGGCACTGCGCGGGCATTTTGCTTTCGTCGAGGATCGCCTCAACGCCCATGCCAGCACACCACAGGACGTCTGGTTCAAACGCTTCGTCGACGGCGATCTGGTGGGCTGCGCGTGGACGGAGGTGGGCGCAGTGAAGATCGGCGACGTCAGCACCCGGGTGTCGCGCCGGGGTGATCAGTGGGTGGTCAATGGCACCAAGTACTACAGCACCGGCAGCCTCTTCTCCGACTGGATCGACCTGTTCGCCCGCCGAGACGACACCGGTGGCGACGTGATCGCAGCGATCCGTACCCGCCAACCCGGCATCACCCAGAGCGACGACTGGGATGGTTTTGGCCAGCGCACCACCGGCAGCGGCACCTCGGTGTTCGAGAACGCGGTGGTCGAGGAAGAGAACATCATCGACTTCGCCACCCGCTTCAAATACCAGACGGCGTTCTACCAACTGGTGCTGCTCGCCGTCATCGTCGGTTCCGGCCGCGCCGCCGTGCGTGACTTCAGCCAGGAAACCCGCAAGCGCACGCGCGTGTTCAGCCATGGCAATGGCGCAGCGGTAAGCGAGGACCCACAGGTATTGCAGGTTATCGGCAAGGCCTCCGGGCTGATCTATGCCGCCGAGGCAGGCACCCTGCGCGCCAGCGAAGCCGCGCAGCAAGCCTACCTGGCGCGTTTCGGCAATGACGAAAACGCCGAGCGCAAGGCCAACATCGCCGCCGAACTGGAATCGGCCCAGGCCCAGGTGGCGGCCATCGAAGCGGTGCTACGTGCCACCAGCGACCTGTTCAACACCCTCGGCGCCTCTGGTACCAGCACCACCAAACAGCTCGATCGCCACTGGCGCAACGCCCGTACTGCCGCCTCGCACAACCCGGTGATCTACAAGGAACGCATCATCGGCGACTGGCACGTCAATGGCAGCGAGCCGCCCTATGTATGGCAGATCGGTGGCGGTGCCAAGCAGTCCTGA
- the sfnG gene encoding dimethylsulfone monooxygenase SfnG: MSQPIKFAYWVPNVSGGLVVSKIEQRTSWDIDYNRKLAQIAERSGFEYALSQIRFTAGYGADNQHESVTISHALLAATEKLKVIAAILPGPWTPVLAAKQLASIDQFTAGRIAINVVSGWFKGEFRAIGEPWLDHDERYRRSEEFIRALKGIWTQDNFSFHGDFYRFNDYTLKPKPLQQPHPEIFQGGSSRAARDMASKVSDWYFTNGNSVEGIKTQVDDIRTKAAANGHSVKVGVNAFIIARDTEEEARAVLAEIIAKADPEAVNGFGSEVKNAGAASPEGEGNWAKSTFEDLVQYNDGFKTNLIGTPRQIAERIVALKAVGVDLILSGFLHFQEEVEYFGKHVLPLVRELEQEQHASLAVA, encoded by the coding sequence ATGAGCCAACCGATCAAATTCGCCTACTGGGTTCCTAACGTCAGCGGTGGCCTCGTTGTCAGCAAGATCGAACAACGCACCAGTTGGGACATCGATTACAACCGCAAGCTGGCGCAGATTGCCGAGCGTTCCGGGTTCGAGTACGCGCTTTCGCAGATCCGCTTCACCGCCGGCTATGGCGCTGACAACCAGCACGAGTCGGTAACCATCAGCCACGCGCTGCTGGCCGCCACCGAAAAACTCAAGGTGATCGCCGCGATCCTGCCCGGACCCTGGACGCCGGTATTGGCAGCCAAGCAATTGGCAAGCATCGACCAGTTCACCGCGGGCCGCATCGCCATCAACGTGGTGTCCGGCTGGTTCAAGGGCGAGTTCCGCGCCATCGGCGAGCCATGGCTGGACCATGATGAGCGCTATCGCCGATCCGAGGAGTTCATTCGTGCCCTGAAGGGCATCTGGACCCAGGACAATTTCAGCTTCCACGGCGATTTCTACCGTTTCAACGACTACACCCTCAAGCCCAAGCCGCTGCAGCAACCGCACCCGGAAATCTTCCAGGGCGGGAGCTCGCGGGCCGCGCGCGACATGGCCTCGAAGGTCTCCGACTGGTACTTCACCAATGGCAACAGTGTCGAGGGCATCAAGACCCAGGTCGACGATATCCGCACCAAGGCAGCGGCCAACGGGCATTCGGTGAAGGTCGGGGTAAACGCTTTCATCATCGCCCGCGACACCGAGGAAGAGGCCCGCGCGGTGCTGGCAGAGATCATCGCCAAGGCCGACCCGGAGGCGGTCAACGGCTTTGGCAGTGAAGTGAAGAACGCCGGTGCGGCCAGCCCGGAAGGCGAGGGCAACTGGGCCAAGTCGACCTTCGAAGACCTGGTGCAGTACAACGACGGCTTCAAGACCAACCTGATCGGTACGCCACGGCAGATCGCCGAGCGCATCGTCGCGCTCAAGGCGGTCGGCGTCGACCTGATCCTCTCCGGCTTCCTGCATTTCCAGGAAGAGGTCGAGTACTTCGGCAAGCATGTGTTGCCGCTGGTGCGCGAACTGGAGCAGGAGCAGCATGCCTCCCTCGCTGTGGCCTGA
- the msuE gene encoding FMN reductase — protein sequence MNARVIRVVVVSGSLRAPSRTHGLLQALVERLPAVLPKLEVHWVRIAELSASLAGSLERDSASADLQPHLQAIEQADLLLVGSPVYRASYTGLFKHLFDLVDHQSLKGVPVVLAATGGSERHALMIDHQLRPLFAFFQAHTLPYGLYASVESFDDQRLADPAQFERIERVLDTVGAFFHIPVARAA from the coding sequence ATGAACGCACGTGTTATCAGGGTCGTGGTGGTGTCCGGCAGCCTGCGGGCCCCATCACGCACCCATGGTCTGCTGCAGGCCCTGGTGGAGCGGCTGCCGGCCGTGTTGCCGAAGCTGGAGGTGCACTGGGTGCGCATCGCCGAACTGTCCGCCAGCCTGGCCGGTTCGCTGGAGCGCGATAGCGCCTCGGCTGACCTGCAACCGCATTTGCAGGCCATCGAGCAAGCCGACCTGCTACTGGTCGGCAGCCCGGTGTATCGCGCGTCCTACACCGGTTTGTTCAAGCACCTGTTCGACCTGGTCGATCACCAGTCGCTCAAGGGCGTGCCCGTGGTGCTTGCCGCCACCGGTGGTAGCGAGCGACATGCCTTGATGATCGATCACCAGTTGCGCCCGCTATTCGCTTTCTTCCAGGCCCACACCCTGCCGTACGGCCTGTACGCCAGTGTCGAGTCTTTCGACGATCAGCGCCTGGCTGACCCTGCGCAGTTCGAACGGATCGAGCGGGTACTCGATACCGTCGGCGCCTTCTTTCATATCCCGGTCGCCCGCGCGGCCTGA
- a CDS encoding sugar ABC transporter ATP-binding protein: protein MSTPVLELRGIVKTFGATRALDGASLRVAAGSVHGLVGENGAGKSTLIKVLAGIHRPDAGSLLLDGQPHGHFSPRQVERLGIGFIHQERLLPARFTVGEALFFGHERRFGPLLDRRSQQREAARLLDDYFGLRLPANALIGELSSAEQQMVQIVRALLIKPRVLVFDEPSVALVQREVERLLRIVQRLRDDGLAIVYISHYLQEIEALCDRVTVLRNGRDVAEVSPRNTSLEQITRLMVNREVGELYPKVAVPAGALLLDVRGLGRARAYQGIDLQVRRGEIVGLTGLVGSGAKELLRSLFGLAPPDSGEVRLDGQPLSLRSPREAVAQGVALMPEERRRQGVALDLSVQENTTLAALSRFVRLGLLSPARERHTTLELIERLRIKAHGAHAKVRQLSGGNQQKVALAKWFARCSSLYLLDEPSVGIDVGAKVEIYRLIGELVKEGAGVLILSSDLPELIGLCDRIHVMHRGAIAARFAAGEANSDRLLAVATGAQRAQNEERPFYAYAIAI, encoded by the coding sequence ATGAGTACGCCGGTGCTGGAGCTGCGTGGCATTGTCAAGACCTTCGGTGCCACCCGGGCGCTCGACGGCGCCAGCCTGCGGGTGGCGGCGGGCAGCGTGCACGGTCTGGTGGGCGAGAACGGCGCCGGCAAGTCTACGCTGATCAAGGTGCTGGCCGGCATCCACCGCCCGGACGCCGGCAGCCTGCTGCTCGACGGCCAGCCGCACGGGCATTTCAGCCCGCGCCAGGTGGAGCGCCTGGGCATTGGCTTCATCCACCAGGAACGCTTGTTGCCGGCCCGTTTCACCGTGGGTGAAGCCTTGTTCTTCGGCCATGAACGGCGATTCGGGCCCTTGCTCGATCGCCGCTCTCAGCAGCGCGAGGCCGCGCGTCTGCTGGACGACTACTTCGGCCTGCGACTGCCGGCGAATGCGCTGATCGGTGAACTGAGCAGCGCCGAGCAACAGATGGTGCAGATCGTCCGCGCGCTGCTGATCAAACCGCGTGTGCTGGTGTTCGACGAACCCAGCGTGGCCCTGGTGCAGCGTGAGGTGGAGCGTTTGCTGCGGATCGTCCAGCGCCTGCGTGACGATGGCCTGGCGATCGTCTACATCTCCCATTACCTGCAGGAAATCGAGGCCCTGTGCGACCGCGTGACGGTACTGCGCAACGGTCGCGATGTCGCTGAAGTCTCCCCGCGCAACACGTCGCTGGAGCAGATCACCCGCCTGATGGTCAACCGCGAAGTCGGCGAGCTGTACCCCAAGGTAGCGGTGCCTGCCGGTGCGCTGTTGCTCGACGTGCGCGGGCTGGGGCGGGCACGGGCCTACCAGGGCATCGACCTGCAGGTGCGCCGTGGCGAGATCGTCGGCCTCACCGGGCTGGTGGGCTCGGGCGCCAAGGAGTTGCTACGCAGCCTGTTCGGCCTGGCGCCACCGGACAGCGGCGAGGTGCGCCTGGACGGGCAACCGTTGTCCTTGCGCAGTCCGCGCGAGGCTGTCGCCCAGGGCGTCGCGCTGATGCCCGAGGAGCGCCGTCGGCAAGGCGTGGCGCTTGATCTGAGCGTGCAGGAGAACACCACCCTGGCGGCACTGTCGCGCTTCGTCCGCCTGGGGCTGCTGTCGCCGGCGCGCGAGCGGCATACCACCCTGGAGCTGATCGAGCGCCTGAGGATCAAGGCCCATGGCGCGCATGCCAAGGTGCGTCAGCTCAGCGGCGGCAATCAGCAAAAGGTGGCGCTGGCCAAGTGGTTCGCGCGGTGTTCCAGCCTGTACCTGCTGGACGAGCCCAGCGTTGGCATCGATGTTGGCGCCAAGGTGGAGATCTATCGGCTGATCGGTGAACTGGTGAAGGAGGGCGCCGGGGTGCTGATCCTCTCGTCCGACCTGCCGGAGTTGATCGGCCTCTGCGACCGCATTCATGTCATGCACCGCGGCGCCATCGCCGCACGTTTCGCCGCTGGCGAGGCGAACAGTGACCGCCTGCTGGCGGTGGCTACCGGCGCGCAACGCGCGCAGAACGAGGAACGACCTTTCTATGCCTATGCCATTGCTATCTGA
- a CDS encoding ABC transporter ATP-binding protein — translation MSNLPLLELEGISLSFKGVKAISDIGFSVAEGEICALIGPNGAGKSSLLNIINGVYRAQQGRIRFAGQQRRVMHPHAAARDGIARTFQNIALFKGMSVLDNVLTGRNLKRRSSWLEQALRIGRAPGEDDRQRAAAERVIEFLRIQPWRDEIVGTLPYGLQKRIELARALAAEPRLLLLDEPMAGMNAEEKREMSRFIVEINREFGMTVVLIEHDIGVVMGISHHVVVLDYGRKIGDGSPEQVRRNPDVIAAYLGVRPAAASGLFPHRSATWHSFSKC, via the coding sequence ATGTCGAATTTACCGTTGCTGGAACTGGAGGGCATCAGCCTTTCGTTCAAGGGTGTGAAGGCCATCAGCGACATCGGCTTCAGCGTCGCCGAAGGCGAGATCTGTGCGCTGATCGGGCCCAATGGCGCGGGCAAGAGCTCGCTGCTGAACATCATCAATGGCGTCTACCGGGCGCAGCAGGGGCGTATTCGTTTTGCCGGGCAGCAGCGTCGGGTGATGCACCCACATGCAGCGGCACGCGACGGCATCGCTCGCACCTTCCAGAACATCGCGCTGTTCAAGGGCATGAGCGTGCTCGACAACGTGCTCACCGGGCGCAACCTCAAGCGCCGCAGTTCCTGGCTGGAGCAGGCGTTGCGCATCGGCCGCGCGCCGGGCGAGGACGATCGCCAACGCGCCGCCGCCGAGCGGGTAATCGAGTTTCTGCGCATCCAGCCGTGGCGTGACGAAATCGTTGGCACCTTGCCCTATGGCCTGCAGAAGCGGATCGAGCTGGCCCGTGCGCTGGCCGCCGAGCCTCGCCTGCTGCTGCTCGACGAGCCGATGGCCGGGATGAATGCCGAGGAGAAGCGCGAAATGAGCCGCTTCATCGTCGAGATCAACCGTGAGTTCGGCATGACGGTGGTGCTGATCGAGCACGACATCGGCGTGGTCATGGGCATTTCCCACCATGTGGTGGTGCTCGATTACGGCCGCAAGATCGGCGACGGCTCCCCCGAGCAGGTTCGCCGCAACCCCGACGTGATCGCGGCCTATCTGGGTGTACGCCCGGCGGCGGCTTCGGGGCTGTTCCCACACAGGAGCGCGACATGGCATTCTTTTTCGAAGTGCTGA
- a CDS encoding ABC transporter permease: MPLLSDAFHPRFAQWLLRRGALLAFAAILLAFALSAPNFLTLSNLVNVLAQSAILGSLAFGLTTVIIGGGSNVVSGGLDLSLAANLGLSAAVYASLNNAGFGDVVSIAATLGTGLAIGTLNALVVVGFRLPPLLATLATMNLVAGLELVLTENTVLPSTSPLLEGLAFGSWVGVPALAWVLLAVGGVLIVLTQYTPFGLRLYAIGEYPEAANAAGLSVRGYVFASYLISGLCGSLAAFCSAAWFSGSTTGSGEMLLSVVAIAFLGVIFSQRLQPSIGGTLLATLLVGVLINGFQLLNISSFWVDGVQGVLILLVVALSGLRNKEA; the protein is encoded by the coding sequence ATGCCATTGCTATCTGATGCCTTCCACCCGCGATTCGCGCAGTGGCTGCTGCGCCGTGGCGCGCTGCTGGCCTTCGCCGCGATCCTGCTGGCCTTCGCCCTCAGTGCGCCGAACTTCCTCACCCTGAGCAACCTGGTCAATGTGCTAGCTCAGTCGGCGATCCTCGGCAGCCTTGCCTTCGGCCTGACCACGGTGATCATCGGCGGCGGCTCGAACGTGGTGTCCGGTGGGCTTGATCTGTCGCTGGCGGCCAACCTCGGGTTGTCCGCTGCGGTCTATGCCAGCCTGAACAACGCCGGTTTCGGCGATGTTGTCAGCATCGCCGCGACGCTTGGCACTGGCCTGGCCATCGGCACGCTGAATGCGCTGGTGGTGGTCGGTTTCCGTTTGCCGCCGCTGCTGGCGACCCTGGCCACGATGAACCTGGTGGCCGGGCTGGAACTGGTGCTGACCGAAAACACCGTGCTGCCCAGCACTTCGCCGTTGCTGGAAGGGCTGGCTTTCGGTAGTTGGGTCGGCGTGCCAGCCCTGGCCTGGGTGCTGCTGGCGGTCGGTGGCGTGCTGATCGTGTTGACGCAGTACACGCCATTCGGCCTGCGTCTGTACGCCATCGGAGAATACCCGGAGGCGGCTAATGCCGCTGGCCTGTCGGTGCGTGGCTACGTGTTCGCCAGCTACCTGATCAGCGGTCTGTGCGGCAGCCTGGCCGCGTTTTGTTCGGCGGCCTGGTTCAGCGGCAGCACCACCGGTTCCGGCGAGATGCTGCTGTCCGTGGTGGCCATCGCTTTTCTTGGGGTGATCTTCTCCCAGCGTCTGCAGCCGAGCATCGGCGGCACGCTGCTGGCAACGTTGCTGGTCGGGGTGCTGATCAACGGCTTCCAGCTTCTGAATATTTCCAGCTTCTGGGTCGACGGCGTGCAGGGTGTCCTGATCCTGCTGGTGGTGGCCCTGTCCGGTTTGCGCAACAAGGAGGCCTGA
- a CDS encoding AMP-binding protein gives MHEALANNLPASLLARAHQRGADVALRHKRLGLWQARSWAQLLAEVQSLATGLREAGFAAGDSLLIVSRPRPEALLASLAAQWLGGVAALLDPLMPDAEQLTLLRELQAGFVFAEGQEEVERVLASGHVPALLFYADGRGLADSGLPNYARLAAQLPDPALAVKAQSERPAFSFHRLDADGQLQQHGLSHAEVLGEGRRLVEQERLTAAEEALASRNFATSGQARYLLAPWLLAGFRMNFPESLATRDTDRRELGPTLVLGTHDSYGRLYALAQQRLPLPGSLLRRWLDWALDARGGLLRNGLGHVLLRRPLGDVLGLSRTRVPLLVGEALPGEVQAFFAALGVAPRIWREAPRWQAVRSPRSSLAARSQGRVQPV, from the coding sequence ATGCATGAGGCGCTCGCGAACAACCTGCCGGCCAGCTTGCTGGCCCGGGCACATCAACGTGGGGCGGACGTTGCGTTGCGCCACAAGCGTCTAGGCCTGTGGCAGGCGCGCAGCTGGGCGCAACTGCTGGCCGAGGTGCAGAGCCTGGCCACCGGGCTGCGCGAGGCCGGCTTCGCGGCCGGCGACAGCCTGCTGATCGTCAGCCGGCCGCGCCCTGAGGCGCTGCTGGCAAGCCTGGCGGCGCAGTGGCTGGGCGGCGTCGCGGCACTGCTCGATCCGCTGATGCCCGACGCGGAGCAACTGACGCTGTTGCGTGAACTGCAGGCCGGTTTCGTCTTTGCCGAAGGTCAGGAGGAGGTCGAGCGGGTGCTGGCGAGCGGTCATGTACCGGCATTGCTGTTCTACGCCGATGGCCGTGGCCTGGCGGATTCCGGGTTGCCGAATTACGCTCGCCTGGCCGCGCAGCTGCCCGATCCTGCCTTGGCGGTGAAGGCGCAGAGCGAGCGCCCAGCGTTCAGCTTTCACCGGCTGGATGCCGATGGCCAACTTCAGCAGCACGGGCTCAGCCATGCCGAGGTGCTGGGCGAGGGGCGTCGGCTGGTCGAACAGGAGCGCCTGACGGCGGCCGAGGAAGCCTTGGCCTCCCGCAACTTCGCCACCAGCGGCCAGGCCCGCTACCTGCTGGCGCCTTGGCTGCTGGCAGGCTTTCGGATGAATTTTCCGGAGAGCCTGGCGACCCGCGACACCGACCGCCGTGAACTCGGCCCGACCCTGGTACTCGGCACCCACGACAGCTACGGCCGCCTGTATGCACTGGCGCAGCAGCGTCTACCGCTGCCGGGCAGCCTGCTGCGGCGCTGGCTGGACTGGGCGCTTGACGCGCGCGGTGGGTTGCTGCGCAACGGCCTTGGCCACGTGTTGCTGCGTCGGCCGCTGGGCGATGTGCTGGGCCTGAGCCGCACCCGGGTGCCGCTGCTGGTCGGTGAGGCCCTGCCGGGCGAGGTGCAGGCGTTCTTCGCCGCCCTTGGGGTGGCGCCGCGTATCTGGCGGGAGGCGCCCCGCTGGCAGGCCGTGCGCAGCCCTCGTTCATCCCTCGCTGCTCGGTCGCAAGGCCGGGTTCAGCCCGTCTGA
- a CDS encoding branched-chain amino acid ABC transporter permease, protein MAFFFEVLIGGLLAGVMYSLVAIGFVLIYKASGVFNFAQGAMVLFAALTFVSLLERGVPFWLSFLVTLATMIALALLIERAVLRPLVGRSPITLFMATLGLAYIIEGAAQALWGAQVHGLELAISDAPLELGGLLLSQFDLFAAATAAALVVLLSLLFNRTRIGLALRAVADDPRAAMSVGIRLPRVWAVVWAVAGFVGLVAGLLWGARLGVQFSLSLVVLKALPVLIIGGFTSISGAIVGGLIIGASEKLAEVYFGPLIGGGIENWFPYVLALLFLLVRPAGLFGERAIERV, encoded by the coding sequence ATGGCATTCTTTTTCGAAGTGCTGATCGGTGGCCTGCTGGCCGGGGTGATGTACTCCCTGGTGGCCATCGGTTTCGTACTGATCTACAAAGCCAGCGGTGTGTTCAACTTCGCCCAGGGGGCGATGGTACTGTTCGCCGCGCTGACCTTCGTCAGCCTGCTGGAGCGCGGCGTGCCGTTCTGGCTGTCCTTTCTCGTCACCCTGGCGACGATGATCGCCCTGGCGCTGCTGATCGAACGGGCGGTACTGCGGCCATTGGTCGGGCGTTCGCCGATAACCCTGTTCATGGCCACGCTCGGCCTGGCCTACATCATCGAGGGCGCCGCCCAGGCCTTATGGGGCGCCCAGGTTCACGGCCTGGAGCTGGCCATCAGCGACGCCCCGCTGGAGCTGGGCGGCCTGCTGCTGTCGCAGTTCGACCTGTTCGCCGCCGCAACGGCGGCGGCCCTGGTGGTGCTTCTGTCCTTGCTGTTCAACCGCACGCGCATCGGCCTGGCGCTGCGTGCGGTGGCCGACGATCCCCGCGCGGCGATGAGCGTCGGTATCCGCCTGCCGAGGGTGTGGGCGGTGGTCTGGGCGGTGGCCGGGTTTGTCGGGTTGGTGGCCGGGCTGCTCTGGGGCGCACGCCTGGGGGTGCAGTTCTCGCTCTCGCTGGTGGTGCTCAAGGCCCTGCCGGTGCTGATCATCGGCGGTTTTACCTCGATCAGCGGGGCGATCGTCGGCGGCCTGATCATCGGCGCTTCGGAGAAGCTCGCCGAGGTGTATTTCGGGCCGCTCATCGGCGGCGGCATCGAAAACTGGTTTCCCTATGTGCTGGCCCTGCTGTTCCTGCTGGTGCGTCCGGCTGGGCTGTTCGGCGAGCGCGCCATCGAGCGAGTCTGA
- a CDS encoding branched-chain amino acid ABC transporter permease: MLYREAGQFSVRYADDRRFFRLRQDRLGLAALVLFAFIGVPLLGNDYWFSAILIPFLLLSLAGLGLNLLTGYAGQLSLGSAAFMAVGAFAAYNFELRVAWLPLLASLLLGGLVAALVAVVFGLPSLRIKGFYLLVSTLAAQFFVPWALTRFSWFSNDSASRVISALFWLGANLVRSELGRNWMAVRDMDTAAAVIGIPLLKTKLLAFAISGFYLGVAGSLWAFTYLGTVEPHGFDLNRSFQILFIIIIGGLGSILGNFLGAAFIVLFPVLLSNLAGLLPTGLIDAGQIENLQKIAFGTLIIIFLIKEPEGLARLWQRFRERARRWPLRY, from the coding sequence ATGCTGTATCGAGAAGCGGGTCAGTTCAGCGTGCGTTACGCCGACGACCGTCGATTCTTCCGCCTGCGCCAGGATCGGCTGGGCTTGGCGGCCTTGGTCCTGTTTGCCTTCATCGGTGTGCCACTGCTGGGCAACGATTACTGGTTCAGTGCCATCCTGATTCCATTTCTACTGTTGTCGCTGGCCGGCCTCGGGCTGAACCTGCTGACCGGTTATGCCGGGCAACTGTCGCTGGGTTCGGCGGCGTTTATGGCAGTAGGTGCCTTCGCGGCCTATAATTTCGAGCTGCGCGTGGCGTGGCTGCCGCTGCTGGCCAGCCTGCTGCTCGGCGGCCTGGTGGCGGCGCTGGTGGCCGTGGTGTTCGGCCTGCCAAGCCTGCGCATCAAGGGCTTCTATCTGCTGGTGTCGACACTGGCGGCGCAGTTCTTCGTGCCATGGGCGCTGACCCGCTTCAGTTGGTTCAGCAACGACAGTGCCTCGAGGGTGATCAGCGCGCTGTTCTGGCTGGGCGCCAACCTGGTGCGCAGCGAACTGGGGCGCAACTGGATGGCGGTGCGCGACATGGACACCGCCGCCGCAGTGATCGGCATCCCCCTGTTGAAGACCAAACTGCTGGCTTTTGCCATCAGCGGCTTCTACCTCGGCGTGGCCGGTTCGCTCTGGGCCTTCACCTACCTGGGCACGGTGGAGCCACACGGCTTCGACCTGAACCGCTCGTTCCAGATCCTGTTCATCATCATTATCGGCGGCCTGGGCAGCATCCTCGGGAACTTCCTCGGCGCCGCCTTCATCGTGCTGTTCCCGGTGCTGCTGTCGAACCTGGCCGGGTTGCTGCCGACTGGGCTGATCGATGCCGGGCAGATAGAGAACCTGCAGAAGATTGCCTTCGGCACGCTGATCATCATCTTCCTGATCAAGGAACCGGAGGGCCTGGCGCGCCTCTGGCAACGCTTTCGCGAGCGCGCTCGGCGTTGGCCGTTGCGCTACTGA
- a CDS encoding ABC transporter permease, with the protein MSDSLSAPQPAGLTGLSGRALLRLVMPTLFAAVLLFFALKAPGFLTVGNLSSLLLNNFVLLAIVAIGMTYAIAAGGIDLSVGTALDFSALTFVLLLNAGFGLYVAIPGGLLAGSLAGLFNAGLIAGLRISPFLATLGTLFIGSSVQKLLSEGGQPIYLEAQVRSGLATERMLGVPLPLLLVALLALVYGVVLARGRLGREIIVLGSQPLVARYSGLAQRRIAALVFIASAFASALAGILLPATVNAYAPMSGNAFLMNAIGAVFIGATLSLHNRVNVPGTLLGVLFLNVTANGLLLIGWNFFWQQVATGVLILSVLLFSFASRRLGAG; encoded by the coding sequence ATGTCCGATTCGTTATCCGCCCCGCAGCCTGCCGGTCTGACCGGGCTCTCTGGCCGGGCGTTGCTGCGCCTGGTCATGCCGACGCTGTTCGCCGCCGTTCTACTGTTCTTCGCGTTGAAGGCACCCGGCTTTCTCACCGTCGGCAACCTGTCCAGCCTGTTATTGAACAATTTCGTGCTGCTGGCCATCGTCGCCATCGGCATGACCTACGCCATCGCTGCGGGTGGCATCGACCTGTCAGTCGGCACTGCGCTGGACTTCTCGGCGCTGACCTTCGTCCTGCTGCTCAATGCCGGCTTCGGGCTCTATGTCGCGATTCCCGGTGGGCTGCTGGCTGGCAGCCTGGCCGGGTTGTTCAATGCCGGGCTGATCGCCGGGCTGCGTATTTCCCCTTTTCTCGCCACCCTTGGCACGCTGTTCATTGGCAGCAGCGTGCAAAAGCTGCTTTCCGAGGGCGGACAACCGATCTACCTGGAGGCGCAGGTACGCAGCGGCTTGGCCACTGAGCGCATGCTCGGCGTGCCGCTACCCTTGCTGCTGGTCGCACTGTTGGCGCTGGTGTATGGCGTGGTATTGGCGCGTGGCCGCTTAGGCCGGGAGATCATCGTCCTTGGCAGCCAGCCACTGGTGGCGCGTTATTCGGGCCTGGCGCAGCGACGTATCGCTGCCCTGGTGTTCATCGCCAGTGCCTTTGCCAGCGCGCTGGCGGGCATTCTGCTGCCGGCCACGGTGAACGCCTACGCGCCGATGTCCGGCAATGCCTTCCTGATGAATGCCATCGGTGCGGTCTTCATCGGTGCCACGTTGAGCCTGCACAACCGGGTCAACGTACCCGGTACACTGCTCGGTGTGCTATTTCTCAACGTAACGGCCAACGGTCTGCTGCTGATCGGCTGGAATTTCTTCTGGCAGCAGGTGGCCACCGGCGTTCTGATTCTCTCGGTTCTGCTGTTCAGTTTTGCCAGTCGGCGACTCGGCGCTGGATAG